In the genome of Salana multivorans, the window CCCGCTCGGGAAGGCGCGGGTGAGGTCGCTCGCGCGCGCGGCCCGTCGCTCGGCCGCCGCGTCCTCGGCCCTGCCGAGCCCGTCGAGGATGGCCGCCGCCGTGTAGTGCGCGACCGGGCGCCAGCTCCCCGCCGGCGTCACGGGCGCCGCGACGACCTCGGCCAGCAGGTCCAGCGCCGCCTCCGCCTCACCCGCCTTCCACAGGTCGAGCGCCACGTCGTACAGGATGCCCGCGTCCGTCGGCGTGCCCGCGCCGGTCGGCGACGCCGGCGCACCATCGGCGGCGAGCACCCGCAGCGTCGCGTCGAGCGGGTCGACGGCGAGCGCGTCGGCGATCACCCACGCCGCCTCCCCGTCGCGCCCGAGCCGGCGCAGGAGGATCGCGCGCAGCGCGTCGCGTCGGGTGTCGTGCGCGACCACGCCGTCGATCGAGTCGAGCACCCGCAGCGCCGCCCGGTTGCGACCGGTTGCCGCGAGCGAGCGGGCCAGCTCCAGCCCGGCGGCGGGCGCCCACGTGCCGTCCCAGCCCGCCTTGCCGAACGCCGCCTCGGCCTCGGTCGCGCGGCCGAGACGGGCCAGGGCGAGCCCGGCGAGGTAGAACGCCTCGGCGTCCTGTGGGTTCCAGTTGCGCCGGGTCAGGCGCTCCAGCGCGACCCGGGCGTGCGCGAGCGCGTCCTCGTACCGGCCGGCGCGATGGTCCCGGTCGCCGAGGGCCAGGTGCGTGCGCACCTCGCCGGGGTCGCGACGCAGGGCCTCGGTCCAGTAGGGCAGCGGGGAGCGCGTCGGGTGGCGGTACTGCGCCAGGTGGACGCCGGTGAGGTACAGCTCCTCGACGGAGTCGACCTCCTCCGGCGGCAGCGGCTCGGAGGCGACCCACGGCTCGTCGTCCTCGACCTCGGTCGGGGCCCAGGCCACGAGCAGCCTGCCGTCCGCGTCGTGCAGCTCGGCGTGCACCGCTGGCCCGACCTCGACGTCGGCCCGCAGCGTCGCCGGAACCCCCGGCACGGCGTCGACCGTGGCGCTCGCGAGCACCTCGTCGCCGCGGCGGATCGTGAGCCGGGCCCCGTCCCGCGGGGCGGTGACGGCGAACGCCGCCACGACCGTTCCGGGCACGGACCGGTCGACGCTCACGGCGGCGTCGGGGGTCGCCTGGTGCGCCGGGCCGATCGCGGGGATCGGGTACCAGCACTGCGTGAAGGTCTTGGTCTCGCCCGGCAGCAGCCAGGTGAAGTCGGGCTGGTTGTCCGTGTACACGCCGGCCATCAGCTCGACGTAGGGGCCGTCGTCGTCCGTGAGCTGCGCGTCCCACGCGTGGCCGAACGGGGCGTTGCCCCAGGTCCACTGCTTCTTCCCGGGCGAGATGCGGCGCTCGGCCCAGTGGACGAAGCCGGCGCCGACGCCGTGGTCGTACCCGCCGAAGAAGTCCTGCTGGGAGTCGACGATCATGTAGGACGTCGGGACGAGGACGTTGCGGTACCAGTCGATCCGGTCGGCCCCCGGCGTCGCGGCCGCCAGGGCCGCGTAGTCGACCCCGTAGTAGGGGCGGTCGGCGTTCGGGAACGCGGTCAGCGCGCGGCGCGCGTGGTCGGCGACGTAGCGGACGTCCTCGGGGAAGAAGGACTGGTAGTCGTCGTTCACGGCGGCGGCGACGTTCGCCCACCACAGGAACGTCTGCCGCTCGCTCGTCCGGTTGTGCAGGCGCACGACGAGCTCGACGACGGAGCTGTCCGGGTGCAGGCGGACGCCGTGCTGGGCCGACATCCGGTCGAACGGATCGTGGTCGTGGCACCACACGGTCACGGAGCCGTCCTCGGCCGACTCGATCGTCGTCTCGACGGGCAGGTAGGTCGCGGGCCGGTGGTGCTGCGGCCAGTTGAGCTCGATGCCGCCGCTGATCCACGGTCCGCCGAGGCCGACCAGGGCCGGCTTGATGACGTTGTTGCGGTAGAAGAAGTCGTAGCCCGTCGTCTTGTCGTACCCGATGTGGATGCGTCCGCCGAGCTCGGGCAGCACGACCAGCCGGACGTACGCGTTCTCGAGGTGGATCGCCTGCCACGGGCGCTCGACGCCGTCGTCGGCCACGCTCTCGACGAACGGCAGCGGGTAGACGCGTCCGCTCGACCCCTGGTAGACGCGCTGGTCGAGGTACATCGGGTAGGCGCTCGGCGTCCCGGCCTCGTACGTCCGGATGGTGAGGGGCTCGCTCCACGCGACGGCGGCGCCGGCCGCCAGTCGTGCGGCGGCGTCGGCCGGGGCGTCGGGCAGGACGATCCGCGCCCGGTCCGCGGAAGGGGGCGCGGGGTGCTCGACGGTGGACATCGGTGACCTCTTCTCCGTGCTCTTCTCCGCGCGCTCTCGGGACGCGGGGACCGGCGGGTGGGCGCCGCCGGTCGGGTCGACTCTAGGAACGCGGCCGCGTGGCGGGTATGGCGGGAGCGGCGGGCGCCATGGACGAAACCGTGCCCGACGAGGCCGCCCGTCGGCGACCTAGACGGCCCGCTCCCGGTACGCCGTCGGGGAGACCCCGTGCGTCCTGGTGAACTGCCGCGAGAAGTAGAGCGGGTCGTCGTAGCCGCACGCGCTCGCCACGGCCGCGACGGACAGGTCGGTCGCGTCGAGGAGCTCGCGTGCCCTGGCCATCCGCAGGTCGCTCTGGTAGCGCAGGGGTGGCACGCCGACCTGCTCGCGGAACAGCGCGCCGAGCTGCGACGTGCTGAGCCCCACCATCGCCGCGAGGTCGTCGACGGCCGTCCGCCGCGGGGTCGTCGCGCGCAGGTGCTCGACCGCGCGCTCGACGGGGCCGAGCGTCGACCCGCGCGTGCGGCGTCCCGTCGCGATCACCTCGGTCAGGGCGTTCCACGCCGCGCCGGACGCGCGGACGAGCCCGCCGGCCGTGGCGGCGTCGAGGCCGTCGAGGACCTGTCCGACGAGGCCGACGACGCGGCCCGGGTCGCGCAGGTGGGAGAGCGGGCCGCCGGCCGCGGCGTGGGCGGCCCGTGCGAGCTCCGCGGCGTCCGCGCCGGTGACGTGCAGCCACCAGAGCGTCCACGGGTCCTCGGCCGACGCGGCGTACTCGTGCGTCACGCCGGCGGGCAGCAGCA includes:
- a CDS encoding DUF5107 domain-containing protein produces the protein MSTVEHPAPPSADRARIVLPDAPADAAARLAAGAAVAWSEPLTIRTYEAGTPSAYPMYLDQRVYQGSSGRVYPLPFVESVADDGVERPWQAIHLENAYVRLVVLPELGGRIHIGYDKTTGYDFFYRNNVIKPALVGLGGPWISGGIELNWPQHHRPATYLPVETTIESAEDGSVTVWCHDHDPFDRMSAQHGVRLHPDSSVVELVVRLHNRTSERQTFLWWANVAAAVNDDYQSFFPEDVRYVADHARRALTAFPNADRPYYGVDYAALAAATPGADRIDWYRNVLVPTSYMIVDSQQDFFGGYDHGVGAGFVHWAERRISPGKKQWTWGNAPFGHAWDAQLTDDDGPYVELMAGVYTDNQPDFTWLLPGETKTFTQCWYPIPAIGPAHQATPDAAVSVDRSVPGTVVAAFAVTAPRDGARLTIRRGDEVLASATVDAVPGVPATLRADVEVGPAVHAELHDADGRLLVAWAPTEVEDDEPWVASEPLPPEEVDSVEELYLTGVHLAQYRHPTRSPLPYWTEALRRDPGEVRTHLALGDRDHRAGRYEDALAHARVALERLTRRNWNPQDAEAFYLAGLALARLGRATEAEAAFGKAGWDGTWAPAAGLELARSLAATGRNRAALRVLDSIDGVVAHDTRRDALRAILLRRLGRDGEAAWVIADALAVDPLDATLRVLAADGAPASPTGAGTPTDAGILYDVALDLWKAGEAEAALDLLAEVVAAPVTPAGSWRPVAHYTAAAILDGLGRAEDAAAERRAARASDLTRAFPSGLDQHDVLVAALAAEPDDGVAALLLGMALYATHRREEAAVLWERAIAGGVEHPVLLRNAGLAAYNVTREDDLAWRRYEQAVAAAPDDARLRYEQDQLASRLGHATAERLARLDPVRGLVLTRDDLTIEYVGLLTAHGRAEEAMEILTTRRFHPWEGGEGRTLAAWDAAREALGLPLADPPANLGEARPRFVPPVARHASGVTDYFATSLPELLLFTRGETGGR
- a CDS encoding AraC family transcriptional regulator, giving the protein MDEAVNPTADYLPDGFAGQRMVVVPRPVVGAALARPVTSRLLVTDAGFFPHAARHGRGRSSGSREHILIVCAGGSGWCRTPDGRFEVQRGDAVLLPAGVTHEYAASAEDPWTLWWLHVTGADAAELARAAHAAAGGPLSHLRDPGRVVGLVGQVLDGLDAATAGGLVRASGAAWNALTEVIATGRRTRGSTLGPVERAVEHLRATTPRRTAVDDLAAMVGLSTSQLGALFREQVGVPPLRYQSDLRMARARELLDATDLSVAAVASACGYDDPLYFSRQFTRTHGVSPTAYRERAV